In the genome of Pseudonocardia cypriaca, the window ACCCCGCCGTGACCGACCCGAAGCCCCGTGACGAGTCCGCGAGCCCGCAGGGTACCGACGACACCGCGAGCCGGAGCGAGAGCGAGAACCCGGCCATCCCCGGTCCCACCTTCCACCAGGACGCCCGCCCGCGGTCCAACCGCGACTGGTGGCCGAACCAGGTCGACCTGACCGTCCTCAACAAGCCCTCGCGCGACTCCGACCCGCTCGGCGAGGACTTCGACTACAAGCAGGCCGTCTCCCAGCTGGACTTCGACGCGGTCAAGGCCGACATCGTCCAGGTCATGCGCACGTCGCAGGACTGGTGGCCCGCCGACTGGGGCCACTACGGCCCGCTGTTCATCCGCATGTCGTGGCACTCCGCGGGCACCTACCGCCAGGTCGACGGCCGCGGCGGTGCCGGTGACGGCGCCCAGCGCTTCGCCCCGCTCAACAGCTGGCCGGACAACGCCAGCCTCGACAAGGCCCGCCGCCTGCTGCTGCCGGTCAAGCAGAAGTACGGCCGCAGCCTGTCCTGGGCCGACCTGCTCGTGCTCGCCGGCAACGTGGCCCACGAGGACATGGGCTTCGAGACCCTCGGCTTCGCCTTCGGCCGCGAGGACGTGTGGCAGCCGGAGGAGGTCTTCTGGGGGCCGGAGGACACCTGGCTCGGCGACGAGCGCTACAGCGGCGACGCTCCGCTCGAGCTCGAGGGTGCCCTCGGCGCCGTCACCATGGGTCTGATCTACGTCAACCCGGAGGGCCCGAAGGGTCAGCCGGACCCGCTCGCGTCGGCCCACGACATCCGCGTGACGTTCGGCCGGATGGCGATGAACGACGAGGAGACCGTCGCCCTCATCGGCGGTGGGCACACGTTCGGGAAGGCGCACGGCGCCGGCGACCCGAACCTCGTCGGCCCGGAGCCGGAGGGCTGCCCGGTGCACTCCGGCGGGCTCGGCTGGAAGAACCAGTTCGGCACCGGCAAGGGCGCCGACACGATCACCAGCGGCCTCGAGGGCGCCTGGACCCCGACGCCCACCCAGTGGGACAACAGCTACTGGGAGACGCTGCTCGGCTTCGAGTGGGAGCTCACCGAGAGCCCGGCAGGCGCCAAGCAGTGGAAGCCGAAGCAGCCCGAGGGCCAGGAGCTCGTGGCCGACGCGCACATCGAGGGCAAGAAGAACCCGCCCATGATGCTGACGAGCGACCTCGCGCTGATCACCGACCCGGAGTACCGCAAGATCGCCGAGCGGTTCCGCGACGACCCCGAGTACTTCGCCGACGCCTACCGGCGGGCCTGGTTCAAGCTGCTGCACCGCGACATGGGCCCGGTCTCGCGCTACGTCGGCCCGTGGGTGCCGCAGGAGGTCCAGCTCTGGCAGGACCCGCTCCCGCCGGTCGAGCACGAGCTGCTGTCGGAGTCCGACGCCGCCGACCTCAAGAAGCAGATCCTCGCCTCCGGCCTCACGGTCTCGCAGCTCGTGCACACCGCCTGGTCGTCGGCCGCGTCCTACCGCGGCACCGACAAGCGCGGCGGCGCGAACGGCGCCCGCATCCGCCTCGAGCCGCAGGCGAGCTGGCCGGTCAACGCCGGCACGCAGGAGGTCATCGCCAAGCTCGACGAGGTCCGCCAGGCGTTCGGCAAGCCCGTCTCGCTCGCCGACACGATCGTGCTGGCCGGTGCCGCCGCCGTGGAGAAGGCCGCCGCCGACGCAGGTGTGGAGGTCACCGTGCCGTTCGCGCCCGGGCGCACCGACGCCTCGCAGGAGCAGACCGACGTCGACACGTTCCAGTACCTGGAGCCCCGCGCCGACGGTTTCCGCAACTGGATCGCCCCGGACCTGAAGCTGTCTCCGGAGACGCTGCTCGTCGACCGCGCCTACATGCTCGAGCTCACGGCGAAGGAGCTGACCCTGCTGGTCGGCGGCCTGCGCGTGCTGGGCGCGAACACCGGCGGCACGGCGCACGGCGTCTTCACCGACCGGCCGGGGATCCTGTCGCAGGACTTCTTCCGCAACCTGCTCGACCTCGGGGTCGAGTGGAGCACGTCGAAGGACGAGGAGGGCGTCTACGAGGCCCGTGACGCCCAGGGCGCCGTGGTGCGCACCGCCACCGCGGTGGACCTGGTCTTCGGCTCGAACTCGATCCTGCGCGGCATCGTCGAGGTGTACTCGGCCGACGACGCGAAGGAGAAGTTCGTGCGCGACTTCGTCAAGGCCTGGGACAAGGTCATGAACCTGGACCGGTTCGACCTGCGGTAACCGTTCGATCCGACGCCCCGGTCCGCCGCATCCGCGGCGGGCCGGGGCGTCTTCGTGTGACCCGGAACACCTTCCGCGACGCAGGATTGTCTGACAGCCTGACAGTCCGTCCAACTCGTCGACGAGGGAGTGCGATGAAGCACGGTGCAGAGGACGGTGCGGCCCGGCGGGTGGCTGCACTGGCGACGGCGGTCGGCAACTTCACGGAGTGGTTCGACTTCGCGATCTACGGCTTCCTGGCGGCCACGCTGGGACGGCTGTTCTTCCCCGGGGCGAGCCCGGCCGCGTCGCTGCTGGCGTCGCTGGCGGTGTTCGGGGTCGCGTTCTTCATGCGCCCGCTGGGCGGGTTCGTGCTCGGGGCGGTCGGGGACCGGTTGGGACGCCGGGCCCTGCTGACGCTCTCGATCGGCCTCATGGGGCTCGCGACCACGCTGATCGGGGTGCTGCCCACGTTCGAGAGCGCCGGGCTGCTCGCCCCGGTGCTGCTGGTGCTGCTGCGCTGCGTGCAGGGCTTCTCGGCCGGAGCGGAGTGGACCGGTTCGGCCGCGTTCCTGATCGAGCACACGCCGGTGGAGCGGCGTGGGCGGTTCGCGAGCGTGATCTCGGCGACCGCCGCGCTCGCGACGTGCGCAGGCGGCCTGCTCGTGCTCACCCTCGAGCTCTCGCTCACGACGGAGCAGATGTCGGCGTGGGGCTGGCGCATCCCGTTCCTCGTCGCCGTGCCGCTGACCGCCGTCGGAACCTGGGTGCGGCTGCGGATCGACGAGACGCCGGTGTTCCAGCGGCTCGTCGAGGCCGGGGCCCGTGCGGAGGCGCCGCTGCGCCAGTCGGGCCGTGACGTCCGGGCGATCGCGCTGACGTTCGCGTTCTCCAGCGTCCAGGGGCTCGGCTTCTACTACCTCGCCACGTACGTCGTCACCTACCTGACCGCGACCGTGGAGCTGTCCCGGCCGCGCGCACTGGTGCTCGTCGCCACCGGCCTCGTCTGCTACGCGCTGCTGTGCCCGATCGCGGGCGCGGTCTCCGACCGGTTCGGCAGGCGCCGGGTCAACCTCGTCGGCGGGTTCGGGCTCGCGGTCGTCAGCATCCCCGCGTTCGTGCTGATGGGAACGGGCACCGCGGCCGGGGTCGTCGGCGGGATGGTGCTGTTCGCGGTGTTCCAGTCGATGGTGAGCGTGACGACGGTGTGCATGCTCGTGGAGCTGTTCCCGGCCGAGACGCGCTCGACGTCCAGCGCGATCGGCTTCAACCTGGGCCTCGCCCTCATCGGCGGACCCGGTCCGCTGATCGCCGCTGCCATCGCGAGCAGCACGGGCAGCAGCACGCTGCCGGCCCTGTACATGGTGGTGGTGGCCGCGATCGCCACGCTCGCGCTCGCCCGGTGGCTGCCCGAGGTGCGCGGGCGCCGCATCGACGGTGCGGCCGCGGTGGCGCCGGCCGAGGTGCGTCCGTGACAGCCGCCTACGAGGTCCTCGCCGTCCGCTACGGCACCCGCACCGCCACCAAGGCGCAGAGCTACCTCAACTACCACCTCTACGGCGAGCCCGATGCCGAGATCGCCATGGACTACTTCTTCTGGGTCGTGCGCAACGCCGGCCGCACGGTGGTGGTCGACTGCGGGTTCGGCGCGGAGGCGGGGGCGCGCAGGCGGCGCAGCCTGCTGGCCGACCCCGTCGAGGCGCTGGCCGCGCTCGGCGTGGACGCGGCGGCGGTCGACCGGCTCGTGGTCAGCCACGCGCACTACGACCACATCGGCAACCTGCACCGGTTCCCCAACGCGGAGATCGTGCTGGCCCGGCGCGAGTACGAGTTCTGGACCGGTCCCTACGCGCGGCGCATGCAGTTCGCCCACTCGACGGAGCCCGACGAGCTGGCGCACCTCGCCGCGGCGGGGGAGCAGGGCAGGCTGCGGCTCGTCGAGGGCACCTGCGACCTCGCGCCCGGCATCCAGCTGGTGGTGGTCGGCGGGCACACGCCCGGCCAGCTCGTGGCGCAGGTCGCGACCGGGGAGCGGGAGGCGGTGGTGCTGGCCGCCGACGCCCTGCACTTCTACGAGGAGCTGGAGCGCGACCGCCCGTTCTTCGTCGTGGCCGACCTGGCGGACATGTACCGGGGCTTCGACGTGCTGCGCGAGATGTGCGAGGACAGCGGGCGGCTGCTCGTGGCCGGGCACGATGCCGATGTCGGCCGGCGCTTCCCCGAGCGGGTGGGCGGGCTGCCCTCCGGGCTCGGCGAGCTGGTCGTCCGGGTGGCGGGAACGACGGAGGGAGCGGCGTGAGCCTGGACGGGAAGGTCTGCCTCGTCACCGGGGCCGCGGGCGGCATCGGCTCGGCGAGCGCGCGGCGGCTCGCGGCGGAGGGGGTGCGGCTCGTCCTGCAGGACGTCGACGGCGACCGGCTGAAGGCACTGGCCGCCGACCTGCCGGTCGAGACCGTGGTGTGCACCGGGGACGTGTCGCAGGAGGCCGACGTCGACGCGGCGGTGGCGGCGGGCCTCGCGGCGTTCGGCCGCATCGACCTGCACCACCTCAACGCCGGGGTGCCGGGCCCGTTGACCCGGCTGACCGAGCTGTCGGTCGCCGACTGGGACCGGGTCGTCGGGATCAACCTGCGCGGGGTGTTCCTCGGGGTGCGGGCGGCGTTCCGCCGGTACGAGGAGCAGCGCAGCGGCG includes:
- the katG gene encoding catalase/peroxidase HPI → MPPESENPAVTDPKPRDESASPQGTDDTASRSESENPAIPGPTFHQDARPRSNRDWWPNQVDLTVLNKPSRDSDPLGEDFDYKQAVSQLDFDAVKADIVQVMRTSQDWWPADWGHYGPLFIRMSWHSAGTYRQVDGRGGAGDGAQRFAPLNSWPDNASLDKARRLLLPVKQKYGRSLSWADLLVLAGNVAHEDMGFETLGFAFGREDVWQPEEVFWGPEDTWLGDERYSGDAPLELEGALGAVTMGLIYVNPEGPKGQPDPLASAHDIRVTFGRMAMNDEETVALIGGGHTFGKAHGAGDPNLVGPEPEGCPVHSGGLGWKNQFGTGKGADTITSGLEGAWTPTPTQWDNSYWETLLGFEWELTESPAGAKQWKPKQPEGQELVADAHIEGKKNPPMMLTSDLALITDPEYRKIAERFRDDPEYFADAYRRAWFKLLHRDMGPVSRYVGPWVPQEVQLWQDPLPPVEHELLSESDAADLKKQILASGLTVSQLVHTAWSSAASYRGTDKRGGANGARIRLEPQASWPVNAGTQEVIAKLDEVRQAFGKPVSLADTIVLAGAAAVEKAAADAGVEVTVPFAPGRTDASQEQTDVDTFQYLEPRADGFRNWIAPDLKLSPETLLVDRAYMLELTAKELTLLVGGLRVLGANTGGTAHGVFTDRPGILSQDFFRNLLDLGVEWSTSKDEEGVYEARDAQGAVVRTATAVDLVFGSNSILRGIVEVYSADDAKEKFVRDFVKAWDKVMNLDRFDLR
- a CDS encoding MFS transporter → MKHGAEDGAARRVAALATAVGNFTEWFDFAIYGFLAATLGRLFFPGASPAASLLASLAVFGVAFFMRPLGGFVLGAVGDRLGRRALLTLSIGLMGLATTLIGVLPTFESAGLLAPVLLVLLRCVQGFSAGAEWTGSAAFLIEHTPVERRGRFASVISATAALATCAGGLLVLTLELSLTTEQMSAWGWRIPFLVAVPLTAVGTWVRLRIDETPVFQRLVEAGARAEAPLRQSGRDVRAIALTFAFSSVQGLGFYYLATYVVTYLTATVELSRPRALVLVATGLVCYALLCPIAGAVSDRFGRRRVNLVGGFGLAVVSIPAFVLMGTGTAAGVVGGMVLFAVFQSMVSVTTVCMLVELFPAETRSTSSAIGFNLGLALIGGPGPLIAAAIASSTGSSTLPALYMVVVAAIATLALARWLPEVRGRRIDGAAAVAPAEVRP
- a CDS encoding N-acyl homoserine lactonase family protein — translated: MTAAYEVLAVRYGTRTATKAQSYLNYHLYGEPDAEIAMDYFFWVVRNAGRTVVVDCGFGAEAGARRRRSLLADPVEALAALGVDAAAVDRLVVSHAHYDHIGNLHRFPNAEIVLARREYEFWTGPYARRMQFAHSTEPDELAHLAAAGEQGRLRLVEGTCDLAPGIQLVVVGGHTPGQLVAQVATGEREAVVLAADALHFYEELERDRPFFVVADLADMYRGFDVLREMCEDSGRLLVAGHDADVGRRFPERVGGLPSGLGELVVRVAGTTEGAA